cacaagcaaacacaatgtaataatatactcgattctattcgtgcgaaaatgctcgaataataccgaatcgggttaaaagtggattatagagttttacgtatacaagcaagattctattcgagcgaaacttgctcgaaacatgcttttcagtaaaCCAAACCTAACACTTCGAACCTTTCAAAATACGCATTACTCTACCTTCACCTTTGAAACTGAACCCCTTACTATCAAATGTACTCAGGGATATCAGATTCTTCGTCATCTGTGGAACATGCCTAAtaataaggctaatttcatgcatcggttatatggtgaaaaacactttattttaccGGGTCTAATGCagttttaagccaggtgtgtgaaggaatcgctagatccagggAAAGCTGAAGGCGATGGACTAGCAAAGGAAAGCAAAGGAAAGTGAGCGttttgaagagaaaaatggcTGGACGaaggagtcaatagctgagggcaacaaagactattcatacctcgctggacccacttctacgcctatatatagaggagcatgcagcacACACGATAGACATGATTttgctctcagctcacacgcacttacacacacttgggaagaATGGGAATTTCTAGGGTAGTTAAGGGTTTTTAGGGGTTCATCTCCGGTGAAAATCagtggtaacaccgtcctcacggagggcgaagatacaatttgTTTACATTCAGTTTCTGCTCTTTTATTCCGTCGAACTACATCgtttttggaagtcgatttgggtGTTTGCTACTTACCgattatttatgcatttagtttCTGTCGTGATGGTgtttatcttgtgttgatttacgttgattctgTATTTTTGCGGTTTGATTCCAGAAGCTGAATGCtattctctgttttggatgtttctgtgcttgatctgggaagtaggttgtggatctgtgttgttgttgttgatctgtAGTGAATCGACGAATTTGTAGTCATGGACATGATTTTGGACGGAGTTGGgttcggatgcttggatccggagtggatttagcatccgaagtgtggACCTGAACAGGGGAAAtcgagttgtgcatggatcTGTGAATTTTCTGCTCTCTTTCTAATTGCTTCgcctagtagccgtagatctgccttagtttaaattgttcttcgattttattgctttaaatTCAGTCTGTTTCGTTCCGATCTGCGTTCTATCTCTGTTTAACTGGGTAATTTACGTcaattgttggagaagatgatgtcgctgttagttagtactttagttagttgttttccagcttttcgtccgtatttcaccttttcagcaaatggtccacaccgtcagtttatttcccaggtctaggtaatttagggcacagtttcttagatctagtgattgttcCGTTTGTTCCAATtatatgcatgatttctgtttcTGCTTAGATCTAGTTGTCAGCGTAGCAAAGTTCAACAccaagtttagtttaatttcctcaacccaaaattgcgtggcggcagccaacccaaaaatagtcccgaatccttgagcatgatttattacgcattcatctctgtgggatcgatccctacttccctgtgctaattttagtatacgtggttgagggttttgaagaggtattctgtgtgtccgatgaccgagatcttccaaaatccgtgagttcctagaccttgtgatctagtggattcactGGACCTAGGAAGCTTGTTATTCCTTACTGTGTACACAGTCCAAACAAAGAGTGAGCTTCACCTAACATCGTTCAAGGTGCAGAAGACCCCATGATGAGTCCTAATCCTGATTGAGTCGATGCCAACCACCTTGCAGACAGCACTGTTGGCCATGGTAATATTGCCTCCATCTATCTGCTCATAAGTGTTGAAAACCAAGGCTCTAGATACCAGTTTGTTAGATCTCATTCCAAATGGTAACAGGatccaccttccactaactcattccactaacattccAAATGGTAATAGAatccctattccactaacttttttccacccactaatcttaatatttcttaaaactcgtgcaacccataaatgagactcttaatattggacggagggagtactatttatggtaaaaagtgaaagtaTACaattaataggggacggacgaaaatgacaaaagtagACAATTAATAGCGGAAGGATGTaacaaatagtactccatgtgTCCAGAGTTAGTTgggtattttttttggatacgagatttaaaaatttgatttgttaaaGGTTAAAAGTGGAGAgtataaagtaagagaataaataaagtaagagagatgaagagagagtaaaaggGCGGCCAGTAGCAGCTAAGCCTTTGCTGAAGCAGGGGTTTGGCCCTATGTTGGTTCCGTTGTTGGTACTAGGGGGATATTTGGTATGTTGGAATGGAATGGGGAATGAAATGGTATTCCTACCTTCATTCCACTCACTTACTTGATATTTTACTTAGGAAATCTGGAGTATTAGAGCCGTCCAACGGTCCGCTGAGCACAACCAGCAACCGTTGGCCGCCAACAACCGCTGAACAGATATAGCGGTCCGCTTCGGAAAAGTTGCGCTGAAAGAAGAACACGCCGAGCGACCACTGGGTTGTGCGCAGCGACTGCTCCGAGAGATCCAGTGGCTATGGGATGATTGCCAGTGACCGCTGAAACAAGTGCAACGACCACTAATCGAGAGACAGAAGCTACGGAATAATTTGCAGCAGCCCGCTGGGAAAATACGGCGCAAAGAATTGACTTACTTtctctccaagatttaccatactGTGTTGAATATTTGCCATAATATGGAGCACGAAAATAAAggctataaataccccctcaagcttcatcaataGAATATTTTTGCTGAATATTTTCTAGAGTtaatatttgagagttcttccATTGTTCATCAAGATCAAAGACATTTGAAGAAGAATTCAAGAGAAGATTAAGGCTACAAGATTCAACATTTAGGTTCAATTATTATAGTTCTTATGTTTTCTTTGTATTCCCTACAAgctatgtttttagtttattcaatcatgtgtaactaaactcgtaaaattctagggatgtgttagtaacgactttggttatacgattcatattttatttaatatctgTTTTGTTCATTACTTCGCTTTTATTCTAAGTGTTGGATAATTGCttcatgtttgagtgacacattcggTGATGATCTACTGGCGTGCAACACAATCGTTAGAGGAGGTTTGCGAGTTAGAAGAGCTTGTTGACgttacaattagcttcccttaaaacgaaactgttaattgagagtgagaaCATAGTGAGTCTTatgagcttttaggagttattatTCCACTTTGTGCTGCATGGACAATATATTTGTGACTCATTCTAGTGAAGTGTGAATTGTGCCAGGgtgttgtagttggaatttatataaccataattgtgaaattacatccctagaattctcttatctcattAATCTTTGTGTTTTATCTGCAAttgttatttgctttagttttataacttttagtttcaaaaatccaaaatcttttgtttttccaaatagAAGAAGAATCTTAATAGAAGGTGGACAGTCTGTGATCGTTTTCCCTATGTCCGATATCCggtagctatactatatatactatgtatacttgcaggtttatttagtgctagtaaaaagtgcatcaatgtcccaactaagttgagtcattttttttatataaaaaaacatcaaattacTCTTATTCCAAcacatattttactttattcatatttcctacttttcaacacaatttcttaatctccgtacccaaaagttttgactcaatttagttggaGCGAAGGGAGTacaacatattatattattatactccctccgtccgtgatTAAATGTCCAATATTTGACaggcacagattttaagaaattttttgaCTTTATATAGGAAAGTGGGTAGGAAAGTTAGTAAATGTGAGTcatactttatatatataggttttagaataaaatgtgagtggaatgagatagtggaatgtatgGTCCACTTACCAAATagagtaaaagtgaaatgagatatttaagtataaaaagagaaaggggGAAATGCCcccacaattttttttaactatgtaggcatttatatttttatttccttaatatatgtaaattacactaattattttcctttaaaaaataatacttaattattttccccccaaaaaaacACACCACCTTATaccttttcatttaaaaaaatataatactcctaaaacaaaaaatcaaaaatttttccttttttattttttccccctaaaaatgaaaacgtttttaaaataaaaatcctctttaaattttcccccttctcactttttttcttaattaactcacaaaaaaccataaaaacccatccggaaaccaaatgtttaaaaatttttgggacggagggggatattttatttttttaataattttttttgatttttattaatatttttgcccCTTCGTTTTAATTTCCCGGTTAAATCATTTTCATTGGTCACTTTTACATTGGTCACCCATACCAAAACCCACCTTTTTTTTAGGATCTTTTGTTTTGCAGTTCTATATTGTTCCCGTTTGTTCCTTCATCGATTGAATAAAAGATTGTGTGTGTATTTCCCGTGGATGTAGACTTTTACGTCGAACCACGCAACTCTCGTGTTGATCTTGCATTTATTGTTTCATTGTTAATCATCTTTGTTGTTTGTATTGCCCGATTGAATCAATAATTGACGCAGTCGATGGGAAGGAGGATTGAAGATAGCAACAATACGGTATGAAACAGAGAAGTTCAATAGGAAGAATGACTTCAGTTTGTGGAggatcaaaataaaagttatgtGGAAGAAGTTGGAAGAGTTGTATATGATAAAGTCCTTGGCAAACAGATTatatctaatattttaatttatctttttcttatattaaattatttcattgtaacgagtaatgaaaaaataatacaaatgacaaaaaaaaacctagaaaataaactataaaataatcaaatataaaattctttaaaaaaatatatagtactttaaataaagtaatttaattagttagtgagttaattaatattaccattaataattcataatctaAACCAATGACATTTTCCTAAAAcaatagaattaaatatatccaacattaaatattatgcatagattaatcataaaattatatcctaaaaatagagataaatttaagcgtattttatatatatagtacaatttttgttaatttatattttctcatatgaaaatatatagaaaattcagaaatatggaaaatatgaaattttctcattaatcaatttatatttggaaaatcGCATTAAAGAATTCTGATGGATTTGTTATTAGCTTTTGAAACTAGTGGGTTAAATATCAGAAAAATACTCCGTATTTCGGTTCAATACATTGAGCCATGGAACGATTTGATGAgttattctctctctatcaCTCGTTCCCTCTGCAGAATAACCCACATCTCCTTGGGAAACGCAATCGCGATTCACCTCCTCCCTTTTCTTCCCAAATCCGCCTTCATAATCGTAAATTCGATGGCAACGATCCCCCTGGCCTCTACAACATCGACGAATACTTCGAATTCTATGCCACTCCTCTGGACAAGCGAATGCGATTAATGGGTCTACTCATGGAAGGCGAAGCTTCAAAGTGGTTCCGGTGGATGCGGAACACCGTCCTTCTTCGACCCAACAAAATTCCGCCATTCTCTGCCTCAGTCTCTTCGCCGGCGCCATGGATCGAACTGCCTAGCGATGTAACATCCAATATACTGCACAGGCTGGGGGCAGAGGGGATTCTCACAAGTGCGCAGCAAGTATGTACGGCATGGTGGAAGGTTTCAAAAGATCCCTCTTTGTGGCGAATAATCGATTTCTCCAACCCTAGGCAGGGGGTTTTCAACGACCGCTATGATGCTATGTGCCGCCGCGCAGTGGATCGTAGTCAAGGACAATTGGTCGACCTCACCATCCAGTACTTCGGCGGCGATGCACTCATGGACTATATCGCCGATCGGTAAAATTCTTACTctagttatttttaattggagATTTGCTTTGgtttaaatctaaaattgtTCAAACGAGTTGTCATTGTTTGATCAAATCTGAAATTTGACAGTGCAATAAGCCTTGGAAATTGTCGATGCATCATACATTTTGCTTCTGTTTCCTTCCTCTTgtttatagtttttttcttttttttttgaattaataaattttatagtaactAAAAGAAACTTACAACCAATACAGCCAACTAGCCGAGGCTAGCAGGGAGGGGGAAGTAACACAATACAAGTGAACTTGGGCATACCCAAGGGCTTGTACTAAGCCAGATTACAATAGCAAACCCGAAAAActatagttaaagtagtgaaTCCTAGCTAGCCTGATGGCTTAGACAAACGTCCTTGCCATGTATTTTACACAGAAACATAGGCATACCCAAGTCCTGGTCTATCTGAAACCACAAACAAAGACCCTCCAGCGGTGGAGGGCGGGCCTCATTAAAACCTCTTGGGGCAAAACCCAAATGGGAAAAATCCCCAAGAGGAAAAAGAGTACCCTGAATGGGGAAAAAGGGGGAGGTGATCGTTTGAAGAGACACTGAGGTTCTCGAGCCAAATATGTCTTAGGGTGGCACACAACACTAGCCATTCCCGGAGACGTGATTGGCGTGTGCGTGGTAAGAAGCATagtttatcattattattaatcgTTATACCGACCGGCTTGGAAAACTAGGGATCCAAATGCATCCTCTTGTTTATAGTATTACTATGTTTGGTTGCtcatataattaatgcatTAGGCGTAAGAAGTTGAACTGTTTTAACCTTTTCTCtcgattttattattatctcaaAAAATTCTCTAATCATTTCACGTTTAACAGATCACCAAACCTCAAACGCCTTAAACTTGGAACTTGCTTTTTCATATCAGGAGATTGTGCAGTTAGAATAGTTGCAAAACTTGGTCAACTGGAAGAATTGCACTTTACTATTAGACCTGGGATTGGTGCTGGACACATTGAACGTATTGGCAATTCTTGTCCAACGTTGAAATCATTCTCATTCAATGGATTTAAGTGCAAGCTGCAGAGATGTGAAcataatagtataaatgatAGACTCTTTCGGAATTTGCATGCTGGTGCAATCAGCAGAAGCATGCCTAATCTGCAACATCTTCAAGTTTTTGCACATTGGATGGGAAATAAAGGACTTGAACTCATTCTTAATGGTTGTCCGCGTCTTGAATCACTTGACATCAGGCGATGTTTTGATCTGGATCTTCATGGGGATTTGGGAAAAAGATGCcgtcaacaaataaaatatcttaaacTCCCTACTGACTCTGTCAGTGACGTACCGTGGCCTAATTGCGACAGTGGCGATCCGTTTAGTACTTCTGCCTTCTGCTTTGAACATTACGAGTTCGACTTTTATAAAGAGTGTATGCTCTACTCTTATAAACATCATATTGATCCAATGAGTCTTTTACAGCGACTTCATTAGACGGTAAAGCTATCTTTCTTCAATAGAATTTTAGCTTATATATATGGACAATTAACACTCACCATTTTTCTCCCTTTATTTAGATTTGTTGCTTTACTCTactctttttctattttctattttcagttTATCAATTGGCTTTGTCTTTTACAACTCTTTATTATCAATcaatctttatatatttattttgtagctACCTAACTTCATGCATAATAATATGTATCTATATGATCGTTGATTGATATGTGTCATTCTACTATGTATTAACTGTTGGGATTACCTCCTATAAGGAGGATGAATATGGTTGGTCCACATTTCATATTAATGAAGAAAGAGTTCCCATAATGAAGGGTGGAGTTCCCATGAGAAGGAGTTCCAAGTCTCTTGAGATGGATGAAATGCAATTTTGTATGAATCCCCAACTCACCTATAAATATGTGGGTGTTTGGATGCAAAGCAGACACAAcaagagaaaagagagataGGCCATAGAGAGTGCAAAATTCGTAcaagagagaggagaggaaGAAAAGACATTTTGAGAGATAAGCACAAATCTGCCACAAAGTTTTTCACTCTGCGCAGTCCTCTATCACTGATCGCATGGTCAAACCTTCTCCAACCGGGCAGAAATTTTGCGCAGAGTTTCCAGACACGTTAAACTTCGTTCAGGACGGTTGGATTAAGTATTGGAGGGTCCAATTATTGTATACGTATTTTTCAGTTTCGGCCACTGTTTGGTTGAGGTTTGCCCAATTCTATGTTTCTCTTTAATATACCAAGAACATTCCGTTCTTGAGATCTTGTTGATGCTTGTAGTATCCCCTTAGCATTGGTCGATAGGGAAGAGGTTGTACCCCCCTAGCTAGCGTTGGTCGATAGGCAAAAGTTGTATCCCCATTATCATTGTTATAGTGGAAGTTGTTTGGAGGTTGGTCCCGTGGTTAATCTTGGTGTCATTTTTGTCTATTGTTTTTGGGTATTCTCTGCTTGACTGCACTAGGGGAGACGTGAATATCTTGGGTTattgtttcattattttttatttcgcTGCTGGTACTAAACTATTGATACGGCTTTAATCGATTGGCGTTAAATTTGGAGGCATTAGCCATTTAAACATATCCGTCACTCGCCCGCGTTAAATTTGGAGGCTTTAGTCCGTTTATATTCTTTCCATCCTAACTTTCATATGCAAATACTATATAGTTCTAATTCTTTAAAGAGGAATGATTTAGGttaaaatagtaattatagattgtttttattttcacttaaatatatatttcacaCATATATCATACTACCTTTTTACATATAAAAACCACTACAAGAAAAATAACACCCAAGGACACTTTTTCATTCCACTAGGAACGCTAATATGCGTAGCTAAATACATTACAAATGCTTTAAAAAACAGCCTTATTGGTGATGTGCCAAAAAACAATTTAGGACTATGATTGGTATTACTATGAACAATATCTGATAAGTAAGAGATGCCACAATTTTGATACCAAAAATTATGGTGGATTAAATCCACttcttacatattttaaaaccaTTAAAGTATCTTCCACCGTATAATATTTCCATATCTAATCAAAATAagtttgtatatttttcaGATTCTAAGAACACAactttaactaattatttCTAATCCTGATGAAAGCTATAGTGATCCGGCGGGATGCAGCCGCTCATATCAGAAGTCGAAGaattatatttacaaaaattctATGAAATGATCTATACAAACCATTAATTGTTCAATCAATACTATTATTTCTCGTTGTAATAACATAATTTGGGTTAGGATTTTAAGATTTGAGTGATTTTTTTCACCTGTGATTACTTTAAGATATCGTTATGCCACCAATCAACTCTAACCACCTCATATAATATTGATAACTCATATCCATTGACAAAAGCTAATGTCAGACAAAACATACAACATCAAATCATACACCCTTTTTGCATCAAAGGATAATTTAGTATCAATGGAGTAAACACTTAACGTAATAGGTATCATATAAATTTGACATAAGTATATAAGTTTCACATATCATTATGTTATTCATGTAATGTTATATCCTTACATTCACTATCTTGTCTAGCACTTTATATCATATAATCACAtcgtatataattaaataatatcatatacatatagtaggagtataacttatactccctccattccataaaaataaacccactttctttttttatttgttatggatAGTTCTCTCAAACTAAATACctatatacatcaatttatttataacttatgGCTCACCATTAAACACTTATAATAATGTAGGTCTCACTAtctactaacactattttaactaccATTATTTTcgtctttcttattttatcaattatgcattaattctcgTGTTGTCCCaaatatccttattttttggaacgaagagagtataacTTTAAATAACGTCACTTACCATCAATGGACATTATTAAGCATTCGCTACACCACTAATGAGCTTGGTTTCAAAAACAGGAACACATACGGTAATCAGAGGTCCAATACGAATAATACAGAGGCTCCAAACGCAAATCATATCAGAGGCTCCGTAGAGCAAATCAGAGGCCCCAAAGGGCAATTATCAAATTGTTTCCACAGCGCGTACATGGACCGATCGTACTCGAGTATAATGTTCAAGCCTACATCATGATGCACTATGTAACTCTCCCGCGTGGAGACCGATCGAACACAAGTTGTAAACTCGTGCCTACACCATGGTGTACAATTATCGTTTGAGTAAGAGTCAAATTtgatcctaaacatatgacgtttttacgattttggtcttAAACATTACGTTTTGAATTATTGCATCCGGCATATTTGAAAACGAGGCGAAATCAATCCAATTTGGACGGTGCCGTCTAAACTTAACGGTCAGCACTgtttaattagaatttgaccaaagtaagcattttaattagaatttttaattattttgaaaataattaaaaactcTGCTCTCCAGCCGCAGATTCATCCCATTGAAGAGGAATCAACATTTTCAACATTAATCCGACAATCAGCACTACCTCAGTATGCCAGATGTATTGTTAAATTCATTTCCGCGTCGAGTGAAATCAACGGGAGTGGAGGATATGAAAGATTTCTCTCCAATCACACTGGTTCGTTCTCTCTCCAATCACAATTATTCTAGATCGTTCTTTTATCAACGATCCGAACAAAGTTGATGCCATTTTCTGCAAAGTAATGTGAAACATGCCTCTGAAAACGGCGTCGTTCTTGGCTACCTACGAACAAAGTCAGATCCACACTCCTTCGCAAATCTGACATCAAGAAGCTGAAATCCGCCACCGCAGGGCCGGTGTCGTCGTTGGTCGCCGGAGCTTTTCGTTGGACGCAATTCTGGCTGCCGCCGACGACTTAGGCTATGCCTCGCCGGAGCGAAACTTGTACGACAGCCCGAAGCAATGctccaaataattttaaattatttttgaaataactAATCAAAGGCTCCATCCATTTTGGACTGGGTCCAACCTgagtttaaatatttaagataCAATAATTCAAAACGTAATGTTCATgagcaaaattgaaaaaacgCCAAATATTTAGGACCATCTGTAgcccttagagcatccgcagcggttgCATTTTgccgtccgtccgtccgtgccgctgagcacgaGCTCGTGTCCGCCGATGGAGCTCGttcgtccgtgccagcggcacggcgctgctcttagctaagagcacgtccgtgccgctgagcagccatACGTGGCACGCTCTGATCGGCCAACGGCATTAACGTTGGCAAAttcgaattttattttatttttttaaaatgtataaataattcaaaataataccaaaaaataaaataaaaattggattccccaaaaaatagagccgtttatagacgtttttttggatttttgtgattttttttaatcccaaaatcatctataaatacacacattcatcatccacttttcacatcaaattatctctcattcatactttttcatactaatcatctacatcttcctctctcacccaaactctctctcaaaaattcaaaaatggatttcaccaatctcattgcggaagcggagcgcgaagaacaagaatattatgaacaatatcgtgtcgcctatgaagcctatgtcgccgccaatacccccgcccctcctcctcaaccaactagagcaaaacgtcgctacatccctcgtgatcgagagggagcccatgaaaggctcgttgccgactatttttccgaccagccgcggtatccagaagattactttcggcgccgttttcgcatgtcaaaacggttgtttatgcgtatttCAACACATTGTCCACTCGCGttgaatattttcaagaaggtgcagacgcaaccggtcggcaaagtctcacggcgttgcaaaagtgtacttgtgccatccgacaacttgctactgGGCAAACGGCTGACCTCTTCGACGAATATTTGCATGTCGGTGAGTCAACTGGAATCCTATGCCTCAAGAATTTTTGCGATGGCGTCCGTTCTGCTTTCGGCGAGGAATTCCTTCGGGCACCCACCACCGACGATTGTCAACGGTTGCTTCGTCTTCACGAAAGCAGTCCACGGTTTTCCCGGTATGCTAGGCAAGACATTGACgcatgcattggaagtggaagaattgcccgattgcttggagggggcaacacttaagcggccacaaaggtggcggcccaacgcttatccttgaagcggtcgccgactaccgcctatggatttggcatgcatatttcggtgttgccggatccaacaacgacttgaacgtgttatattcttcaccactcttcgatgatgttttgaatggtgtagcaccggcgatcgacttcaccgtcaacggaaatgcatatcacatgggttactatctcaccgatggtatctacccaaggtggtcgactttcgtgaagtcgttcagcaatccacaagagcaaagacggattctttttgcgcagcgtcaagagtctgctcggaaagacgtcgaaagagcttttggtgtccttcaaggccgattcaacattgtgaagtccccttctcggctttggtacgttaagaatatcgccgacatcatgtacacgtgtattatcttgcacaacatgattatagctgacgaaggaccgatggcggctaacttttacgacgaggatgaagccggaagctcaaccgcgaggtctcccccacgccgaggtgtgcatacgacggtgaacgagaggatggaaagaagacacacaatgcgcgatacaagagcccacactaagctacaaaaagatctaatcaatcacatttgggcgaaattcggcaacgagtag
The genomic region above belongs to Salvia hispanica cultivar TCC Black 2014 chromosome 3, UniMelb_Shisp_WGS_1.0, whole genome shotgun sequence and contains:
- the LOC125209649 gene encoding putative F-box/LRR-repeat protein 9; the encoded protein is MERFDELFSLYHSFPLQNNPHLLGKRNRDSPPPFSSQIRLHNRKFDGNDPPGLYNIDEYFEFYATPLDKRMRLMGLLMEGEASKWFRWMRNTVLLRPNKIPPFSASVSSPAPWIELPSDVTSNILHRLGAEGILTSAQQVCTAWWKVSKDPSLWRIIDFSNPRQGVFNDRYDAMCRRAVDRSQGQLVDLTIQYFGGDALMDYIADRSPNLKRLKLGTCFFISGDCAVRIVAKLGQLEELHFTIRPGIGAGHIERIGNSCPTLKSFSFNGFKCKLQRCEHNSINDRLFRNLHAGAISRSMPNLQHLQVFAHWMGNKGLELILNGCPRLESLDIRRCFDLDLHGDLGKRCRQQIKYLKLPTDSVSDVPWPNCDSGDPFSTSAFCFEHYEFDFYKECMLYSYKHHIDPMSLLQRLH